Proteins encoded by one window of Halorubrum ruber:
- a CDS encoding DUF7344 domain-containing protein, which produces MGSTTAPTAEPRSEVDDLSEDDVFEMLSNRRRRFVIHALKRAEGPVDVSELSTHVTAWERGVDPDAVKYEDRRNVYSTLQRIHLPKLEEKNVVRVDEEANLVEPTPTLDDLDVYIEVLRGREIPWSLYYFGLAVLAGLVLVAVAVGVPGFAALDGSTVAVFVVTAFTVSALLHYHYGERARLGNLEEPPELRGRGK; this is translated from the coding sequence ATGGGCTCCACCACCGCACCGACGGCCGAACCGCGCTCGGAGGTCGACGACCTGTCCGAAGACGACGTCTTCGAGATGCTCTCTAACCGCCGCCGGCGGTTCGTCATCCACGCGCTCAAGCGCGCGGAGGGGCCGGTCGACGTGTCCGAGCTCTCCACGCACGTCACCGCGTGGGAGCGTGGCGTCGACCCGGACGCGGTCAAGTACGAGGACCGCCGGAACGTGTACAGCACGCTCCAGCGCATCCACCTGCCGAAGCTGGAGGAGAAGAACGTGGTCCGCGTCGACGAGGAGGCGAACCTCGTCGAGCCGACCCCGACGCTCGACGACCTTGACGTGTACATCGAGGTGTTACGCGGACGCGAGATACCCTGGAGCCTCTACTACTTCGGGCTCGCCGTCCTCGCGGGGCTCGTCCTCGTCGCTGTCGCGGTCGGCGTGCCGGGCTTCGCCGCGCTCGACGGGAGCACCGTCGCTGTGTTCGTCGTCACCGCCTTCACCGTCTCCGCGCTGCTCCACTACCACTACGGGGAGCGCGCTCGGCTGGGGAACCTCGAAGAGCCGCCCGAACTGCGCGGGCGGGGAAAATAA
- a CDS encoding MBL fold metallo-hydrolase, whose translation MELEFLGGAREVGRSALLVDDALLLDYGLMTADPPRYPVRDPEPEAVVVSHGHLDHVGAVPALLKGDRRPPVHWTPPTGELARTLAEDTLKLHGNSPLCPFGAEHVARLGEVERRHGYEDPFPVAGGIDGGGYEVTLFSAGHIPGSAHVLVDDGDTRLLYTGDFHTDDQRLVAGTTVRPDADVVVCESTYADVTHEDRAAVESAWADSVERTIWEGGTVVAPAFAIGRTQELLLVAAAHGLTPYVDGMGVEVTEMLRRYPSFLRDADAFGEAVGRARVVTGRDGQRERIAAENALVVTTSGMLAGGPVHTYLPEIRTNPTNLVTLTGYQVEGTPGRELQERGQLELNGRVQPVSARVESYDFSAHADRVGLESFLASYRGARVLVSHGDRCEAFAADLRGDGFAASAPAIGERIEL comes from the coding sequence ATGGAGTTGGAGTTCCTCGGCGGCGCCCGCGAGGTCGGCCGGAGCGCCCTCCTCGTCGACGACGCGCTGCTGCTGGACTACGGGCTCATGACCGCGGACCCGCCGCGGTATCCCGTGCGCGACCCCGAGCCGGAGGCGGTCGTCGTCTCGCACGGGCACCTCGACCACGTCGGCGCGGTCCCCGCGCTGCTGAAGGGCGACCGACGGCCGCCGGTCCACTGGACGCCGCCGACGGGCGAACTCGCGCGCACGCTCGCCGAGGACACCCTGAAGCTCCACGGCAACAGCCCGCTGTGTCCGTTCGGCGCCGAACACGTCGCGCGGCTGGGCGAGGTCGAGCGGCGGCACGGCTACGAGGACCCCTTCCCGGTCGCGGGCGGAATCGACGGCGGGGGGTACGAGGTGACGCTGTTCTCGGCGGGCCACATTCCGGGCTCCGCGCACGTCCTCGTCGACGACGGCGACACGCGGCTGCTGTACACCGGCGACTTCCACACCGACGACCAGCGGCTGGTCGCGGGGACGACCGTGCGGCCCGACGCCGACGTCGTCGTCTGCGAGTCCACTTACGCCGACGTGACCCACGAGGACCGCGCCGCGGTGGAGTCGGCGTGGGCCGACAGCGTGGAGCGGACGATCTGGGAGGGCGGCACCGTCGTCGCGCCCGCGTTCGCCATCGGGCGGACGCAGGAGCTGCTCCTCGTCGCGGCCGCGCACGGGCTCACCCCGTACGTCGACGGGATGGGCGTCGAGGTGACGGAGATGCTCCGGCGGTATCCGTCGTTCCTGCGCGACGCGGACGCGTTCGGCGAGGCGGTCGGTCGCGCGCGGGTCGTCACGGGCCGCGACGGGCAGCGCGAGCGGATCGCGGCCGAGAACGCGCTCGTCGTCACCACCTCGGGGATGCTCGCGGGCGGGCCGGTCCACACCTACCTCCCGGAGATCCGAACGAACCCGACGAACCTCGTGACGCTCACGGGGTATCAGGTGGAGGGGACGCCGGGGCGCGAACTCCAAGAGCGCGGGCAGTTGGAACTTAACGGCCGGGTTCAGCCCGTGAGCGCGCGAGTGGAGTCGTACGACTTCTCCGCGCACGCGGACCGCGTGGGGCTGGAGTCGTTCCTGGCGTCGTATCGCGGGGCGCGCGTGCTAGTGAGCCACGGCGACCGCTGCGAGGCGTTCGCCGCGGATCTGCGGGGGGACGGGTTCGCGGCAAGTGCGCCGGCGATCGGGGAGCGGATCGAGCTGTAA
- a CDS encoding DUF998 domain-containing protein — MAPSAPSAPSSAGNQGGTDAESRSPEVGRVAAACGAVATLSALGGIALAVLLDPTFSWTADALSDLGVRDESAVAFNWGLIAGGAAGVCYAVRLGRTGRPFRALLLALALVSMAGVGVFDLTEPLHGPAAIGFYGLVTLVFAVDGWVRRGEATGRVALAFAPVHVAVWATFVAGWWPVTGLALPELPGALMLAAWVWVVGPAPVVEAIRAAAGDTTDGH, encoded by the coding sequence ATGGCGCCCTCCGCCCCCTCTGCGCCCTCCTCGGCCGGCAATCAGGGCGGCACCGACGCGGAATCCCGTTCTCCCGAAGTCGGGCGTGTCGCGGCCGCGTGCGGCGCCGTCGCGACGCTCTCGGCGCTCGGCGGAATCGCGCTCGCGGTACTCCTCGATCCGACCTTCTCGTGGACGGCCGACGCGCTCTCCGACTTAGGCGTCCGCGACGAGAGCGCCGTCGCGTTCAACTGGGGGCTGATCGCCGGCGGGGCGGCGGGCGTCTGCTACGCCGTCCGCCTCGGACGAACCGGTCGCCCGTTCCGGGCGCTCCTCCTCGCGCTGGCGCTGGTCTCGATGGCCGGCGTCGGCGTCTTCGACCTCACCGAGCCGCTCCACGGGCCGGCCGCGATCGGGTTCTACGGTCTGGTCACGCTGGTGTTCGCGGTCGACGGCTGGGTCAGACGGGGGGAGGCGACCGGGCGCGTCGCGCTCGCGTTCGCCCCGGTCCACGTCGCCGTCTGGGCGACGTTCGTCGCCGGGTGGTGGCCCGTGACCGGGCTCGCGCTGCCCGAACTCCCGGGGGCGCTCATGCTCGCCGCGTGGGTCTGGGTCGTCGGGCCGGCGCCCGTGGTCGAGGCGATCCGGGCTGCTGCCGGCGACACGACCGACGGACACTAA
- a CDS encoding PadR family transcriptional regulator, with product MYDLTGFQRDLLYVIAGLDEPHGLAIKEELEEYYEKEIHHGRLYPNLDTLVEKGLVEKGQRDRRTNYYTLTRRGRREIEARTDWEAEYIEH from the coding sequence ATGTACGACCTCACAGGTTTTCAGCGAGACCTGCTCTACGTGATCGCGGGCCTCGACGAGCCGCACGGGCTGGCCATCAAAGAGGAGCTCGAAGAGTACTACGAGAAGGAGATCCACCACGGCCGGCTCTACCCGAACCTCGACACGCTCGTCGAGAAGGGGCTCGTCGAGAAGGGCCAGCGCGACCGCCGCACCAACTACTACACGCTGACCCGCCGCGGCCGCCGCGAGATCGAGGCCCGGACCGACTGGGAAGCCGAGTACATCGAACACTGA
- the gatD gene encoding Glu-tRNA(Gln) amidotransferase subunit GatD, with translation MNPGDRVRVERGGVTNEGVLLPSTTRDHLVVKLDGGYNVGIDREEADVEVLESGVREVDPAADDGGGDAASEITFDEDLPTVSLISTGGTIASTVDYRTGAVTAQFDAEDVLRAVPELAGRANYRGRVVANILSENMEPSIWRDLADAVAEEIEAGADGVVVMHGTDTMQYSASALSFMLDSPVPVVFTGSQRSADRPSSDNVMNAVCAVEAAKADHAETLVCMHASPSDDACALHRGTRVRKNHTSRRDAFETVGAAPLGLIDYEAAAEAGAEGDAADAAIEWHREPTARGSAEQSVDLAPDLAPDVELVKFTPGMDPAAWDYLDEKDGVVIEGTGLGHVHTDLIPRIEALVEGGTVVAMTSQCLAGRVCDRVYDTGRDLLDAGVVEAGDTLPGTAKVKLMWALANTSDPAEAMGRDLAGELTEESRPWR, from the coding sequence ATGAACCCGGGAGATCGCGTCCGCGTCGAGCGCGGGGGCGTCACCAACGAGGGCGTACTGCTCCCCTCCACGACGCGCGACCACCTCGTCGTCAAGCTCGACGGCGGCTACAACGTCGGTATCGACCGCGAGGAGGCCGACGTCGAGGTGCTTGAGTCCGGCGTCCGCGAGGTCGACCCCGCGGCCGACGACGGCGGCGGCGACGCCGCCTCGGAGATCACCTTCGACGAGGACCTGCCCACCGTCTCGCTCATCTCCACCGGCGGGACCATCGCCTCCACCGTCGACTACCGAACCGGCGCCGTCACGGCCCAGTTCGACGCCGAGGACGTCCTCCGCGCCGTCCCCGAGCTCGCCGGGCGCGCGAACTACCGTGGGCGGGTCGTCGCGAACATCCTCTCGGAGAACATGGAGCCGTCCATCTGGCGCGACCTCGCCGACGCGGTCGCCGAGGAGATCGAGGCGGGCGCCGACGGCGTCGTCGTGATGCACGGCACCGACACGATGCAGTACTCCGCGTCCGCGCTCTCCTTCATGCTCGACTCGCCGGTGCCGGTCGTGTTCACGGGGAGCCAGCGCTCCGCGGACCGCCCCTCTTCCGACAACGTGATGAACGCGGTCTGCGCCGTCGAGGCCGCGAAGGCCGACCACGCCGAGACGCTCGTCTGTATGCACGCGAGCCCCTCCGACGACGCCTGCGCGCTCCACCGCGGCACGCGCGTCCGCAAGAACCACACCTCCCGCCGGGACGCGTTCGAGACCGTCGGGGCCGCGCCGCTCGGGCTGATCGACTACGAGGCCGCCGCCGAGGCGGGCGCAGAGGGCGACGCGGCCGACGCCGCGATCGAGTGGCACCGCGAGCCCACCGCACGCGGGAGCGCGGAGCAATCGGTCGACCTCGCGCCCGATCTCGCTCCCGACGTCGAGCTCGTCAAGTTCACGCCCGGGATGGACCCGGCGGCGTGGGACTACCTCGACGAGAAGGACGGCGTCGTGATCGAGGGCACCGGGCTCGGCCACGTCCACACAGACCTCATCCCCCGGATCGAGGCGCTCGTCGAGGGCGGAACCGTCGTCGCGATGACGAGCCAGTGTCTCGCCGGCCGGGTCTGCGACCGCGTGTACGACACCGGCCGCGACCTGCTCGACGCGGGCGTCGTCGAGGCCGGCGACACCCTCCCCGGCACCGCGAAGGTGAAGCTGATGTGGGCGCTCGCGAACACCTCCGACCCCGCCGAGGCGATGGGCCGCGACCTCGCCGGCGAACTGACCGAGGAGTCGCGGCCCTGGCGATGA
- a CDS encoding GNAT family N-acetyltransferase: MTGSGEGFDVVVREARPADADAVAAFTRDTWGERHEDYIPRVFPDWAASDDSDRGTFVATLPPEAAEAGNLDGREAGDTHVAGDGDGVADAGDPEAVVGCIQGVLLSEWEAWGQGIRVDPAARGHGVGTALSEAALDWARERGATVCRNMVFSWNVMGLGQSRAVGFEPETEFRFAEPEPDPDALDGDGGAPTDYGALDDPDPDAAWAFWSDSDARDRLRGLALDPDESWACSQLTRERLAAAAAEDRLIAVADADTDTFAGFAVRTRVTEREVDGETTRTATYGVAAWRDVDAAGALFDAIAADAAAADADGARALIPETVEHVSDAAANRVSVAAEPDFVMCADLTGGK, encoded by the coding sequence ATGACGGGATCGGGAGAGGGCTTCGACGTCGTCGTCCGCGAGGCGCGCCCCGCCGACGCCGACGCGGTCGCGGCGTTCACGCGGGACACCTGGGGCGAGCGCCACGAGGACTACATCCCGCGGGTGTTCCCCGACTGGGCCGCCTCCGACGACTCCGACCGCGGCACGTTCGTCGCGACGCTCCCTCCGGAAGCGGCCGAGGCCGGCAACCTCGACGGCCGGGAGGCGGGCGACACGCACGTCGCGGGCGACGGCGACGGCGTCGCCGACGCGGGCGACCCTGAGGCGGTCGTCGGCTGTATCCAAGGTGTCCTGCTCTCCGAGTGGGAGGCGTGGGGGCAGGGGATCCGCGTCGACCCCGCCGCCCGCGGCCACGGCGTCGGCACCGCGCTCTCGGAGGCCGCGCTCGACTGGGCACGCGAGCGCGGCGCGACCGTCTGCCGGAACATGGTGTTCTCGTGGAACGTCATGGGGCTCGGCCAGTCGCGCGCGGTCGGCTTCGAGCCCGAGACGGAGTTCCGGTTCGCGGAGCCGGAGCCCGACCCGGACGCGCTCGACGGCGACGGGGGCGCGCCGACCGATTACGGCGCCCTCGACGACCCCGACCCGGACGCGGCGTGGGCGTTCTGGAGCGACAGCGACGCCCGCGACCGCCTGCGCGGCCTCGCGCTCGACCCCGACGAGTCGTGGGCCTGCTCGCAGCTCACCCGGGAGCGGCTCGCGGCCGCCGCGGCCGAGGACCGGCTGATCGCGGTCGCCGACGCCGACACCGACACCTTCGCCGGCTTTGCGGTCCGAACCCGCGTGACGGAGCGCGAGGTCGACGGCGAGACCACCAGAACCGCGACGTACGGCGTCGCTGCGTGGCGCGACGTCGACGCGGCCGGCGCGCTGTTCGACGCGATCGCCGCCGACGCCGCCGCGGCCGACGCGGACGGCGCCCGCGCCCTGATCCCGGAGACGGTTGAGCACGTGAGCGACGCCGCCGCGAACCGCGTGTCGGTCGCGGCCGAGCCCGACTTCGTGATGTGCGCGGACCTCACCGGTGGGAAATGA
- a CDS encoding DUF6498-containing protein, whose amino-acid sequence MPALPLTDRVRALGRGRRPRALSVAVANLLPLVGVVALGWNAAALMTLYWFELGIASGWALVRGLFAGRPSEVEREVLISGPLAQRRVGLSLPLTDVQVRFSSLLVLPIAAPILAVVWGVVGTLTVGVVGGGLGAEALDTVTLAVLAVFVGEGATTLVEYFGRGEYRDHSAQTAFTGVFARGAAIFLGALFTVTVVAAGTLEDDTPISALDADAVGLPLLLGIVAVKAAFDLGGLYGDRLAAFDESSSLDLGFSYDPPDPEPADGSLAEPVETVRQPFRSRLAGALTTPLGHPGLWYIAGAFGFVGLLFAIGGNWLTAGTLGALAVAVPLAIAALDHELRYGLVEYRAGDDALVARDRLFDVPLWRVEPWDETDLRVERSGLDRRLGTETVAIELRDDEYRIPGLDDPEPILDVFDRRPDRPDGPDRSAD is encoded by the coding sequence ATGCCCGCCCTCCCCCTGACCGACCGGGTACGCGCGCTCGGTCGCGGCCGCCGGCCGCGCGCGCTCTCGGTCGCCGTCGCTAACCTGCTCCCGCTCGTCGGCGTCGTCGCGCTCGGCTGGAACGCGGCCGCGCTGATGACGCTGTACTGGTTCGAACTCGGGATCGCCTCCGGCTGGGCGCTCGTCCGCGGGCTGTTCGCCGGGCGGCCGTCGGAGGTCGAACGCGAGGTGCTGATCTCCGGGCCGCTCGCGCAGCGCCGGGTCGGACTGTCGCTCCCGCTGACCGACGTCCAGGTCCGGTTCTCGTCGCTTCTCGTGCTCCCGATCGCCGCACCGATCCTCGCGGTCGTCTGGGGAGTCGTCGGCACGCTCACGGTCGGCGTCGTCGGCGGCGGGCTGGGCGCGGAGGCGCTCGACACCGTGACGCTCGCGGTCCTCGCCGTCTTCGTCGGCGAGGGCGCGACGACGCTCGTCGAGTACTTCGGCCGCGGCGAGTACCGCGACCACAGCGCCCAGACGGCGTTCACGGGCGTGTTCGCCCGCGGCGCGGCCATCTTCCTCGGTGCGCTGTTCACCGTCACGGTCGTCGCCGCGGGGACCTTAGAGGACGACACGCCGATCTCCGCGCTCGACGCCGACGCGGTCGGACTCCCGCTCCTGCTCGGGATCGTGGCGGTGAAGGCCGCGTTCGACCTCGGCGGGTTGTACGGCGACCGGCTGGCGGCGTTCGACGAGTCGTCGTCGCTCGATCTGGGGTTCTCCTACGACCCTCCCGACCCGGAACCGGCGGACGGGTCGCTCGCGGAACCGGTCGAGACGGTCCGCCAGCCCTTCCGGTCGCGGCTCGCGGGCGCGCTGACGACTCCCCTCGGCCATCCGGGACTGTGGTACATCGCCGGGGCCTTCGGGTTCGTCGGTCTGCTGTTCGCGATCGGCGGGAACTGGCTGACCGCCGGAACCCTCGGCGCGCTTGCCGTGGCGGTCCCGCTGGCGATCGCCGCGCTCGACCACGAACTCCGGTACGGACTCGTCGAGTACCGCGCCGGCGACGACGCGCTCGTCGCCCGCGACCGGCTGTTCGACGTTCCCCTGTGGCGCGTCGAGCCGTGGGACGAGACCGACCTGCGCGTGGAGCGGAGCGGACTCGACCGCCGGCTCGGGACCGAGACCGTCGCGATCGAACTCCGCGACGACGAGTACCGGATCCCGGGGCTCGACGACCCCGAGCCGATCCTCGACGTGTTCGATAGGCGGCCGGACCGTCCCGACGGCCCGGACCGATCGGCCGACTGA
- a CDS encoding HPP family protein yields the protein MRRRLGTSLYAGLLFTVLGTVAWATGQPFVFPSLGPSAFVLAFDRRSERERAVRVVASHLIGGVAGLAAWTVIADGAALTATPPAFSPEGFRLTASAVASLVATSWAMIATDWVHPPACATTLIVSLGLLSTPVEVAIIVASVTVLVAFHAAVILLFKRLVGDAHPLYGRDGATDADG from the coding sequence ATGCGTCGCCGTCTGGGAACCAGTCTGTACGCCGGCCTGCTGTTCACGGTCCTCGGTACCGTCGCGTGGGCGACCGGCCAGCCGTTCGTCTTCCCGAGCCTCGGCCCGTCCGCGTTCGTCCTCGCGTTCGACCGGCGGAGCGAGCGCGAACGCGCCGTCCGCGTGGTCGCGAGTCACCTGATCGGCGGCGTCGCCGGGCTGGCGGCGTGGACAGTGATCGCCGACGGCGCCGCGCTCACGGCCACGCCGCCCGCCTTCTCGCCCGAGGGGTTCCGGCTGACCGCGAGCGCGGTCGCCTCGCTCGTGGCGACCAGCTGGGCGATGATCGCGACCGACTGGGTCCACCCGCCGGCGTGCGCGACGACGCTCATCGTCTCGCTCGGCCTCCTCTCGACCCCGGTGGAGGTGGCGATCATCGTCGCGAGCGTGACCGTCCTCGTCGCCTTCCACGCGGCCGTCATCCTGCTCTTCAAGCGCCTCGTCGGGGACGCGCACCCGCTGTACGGCCGGGACGGGGCGACCGATGCGGACGGCTGA
- a CDS encoding A24 family peptidase — MFATLPDLLRLLVVPVFGWAAIRDVRTRRLPNRLWPPLYLFGALLLIWEAVSLWPFAGFDGRIFLVRAAISLLFVAPLGYAFWYLGAFGGADAKAMIALAVIFPTFPAYELAGLTVPLVDTQLGVFSLTILTNTVLLGLAYPVGLAALNLVRGEASPSMFFARPVATDSLPDRHGRLFEDPDGPTRGGLDLDALRMYLRWRGLTLADLRADPEGLRDPGSVGETFNPTDGGAHVGPRTDGGRAVDDVPTDGGRAVDVEAKTDRNFDDPWAAERFLDDIDHGAYGTDAATLRDGLDVVAREDRVLVSPGMPFVVPMAVGLLVSLTFGDALFAVLGAVGLV, encoded by the coding sequence ATGTTCGCGACGCTGCCGGACCTCCTCCGACTGCTCGTCGTCCCCGTCTTCGGGTGGGCGGCGATCCGGGACGTCCGGACCCGGCGCCTCCCGAACCGGCTGTGGCCGCCGCTGTACCTGTTCGGCGCGCTGCTGTTGATCTGGGAGGCCGTCTCGCTGTGGCCGTTCGCGGGGTTCGACGGGCGGATCTTCCTCGTGCGGGCCGCGATCAGCCTGCTGTTCGTCGCGCCGCTCGGCTACGCCTTCTGGTACCTCGGGGCGTTCGGCGGCGCCGACGCCAAGGCGATGATCGCGCTCGCGGTGATATTCCCGACGTTCCCGGCCTACGAGCTCGCCGGGCTCACCGTCCCGCTCGTCGACACCCAGCTCGGCGTGTTCTCGCTGACGATCCTCACGAACACCGTCCTGCTCGGTCTCGCGTACCCGGTCGGGCTCGCCGCGCTCAACCTCGTCCGCGGCGAGGCCTCGCCGAGCATGTTCTTCGCGCGCCCGGTCGCGACCGACTCGCTGCCCGACCGTCACGGCCGGCTGTTCGAGGACCCGGACGGGCCGACCCGAGGCGGGCTCGACCTGGACGCGCTTCGGATGTACCTCCGCTGGCGGGGGCTCACGCTCGCTGACCTGCGGGCGGACCCGGAGGGGCTCCGCGACCCCGGCTCGGTCGGCGAGACGTTCAACCCGACCGACGGGGGGGCCCACGTCGGCCCGCGGACCGACGGGGGGCGCGCAGTTGACGACGTGCCCACCGACGGGGGGCGCGCGGTCGATGTCGAGGCTAAAACCGACCGCAACTTCGACGACCCGTGGGCGGCCGAGCGCTTCCTCGACGACATCGACCACGGCGCCTACGGCACCGACGCGGCGACACTCCGCGACGGCCTCGACGTCGTCGCCCGCGAGGACCGCGTGCTGGTCTCGCCCGGAATGCCGTTCGTCGTCCCGATGGCGGTCGGCCTCCTCGTCTCACTGACATTCGGCGACGCGCTGTTCGCCGTGCTCGGCGCGGTCGGCTTGGTCTGA
- the dnaG gene encoding DNA primase DnaG — protein MKDTEKYLIHATIAADGVVERSDVVGAVFGQTEGLLGDELDLRDLQESSRVGRIDVSVESENGQSFGEVTVASSLDKVETAILAAALETIDRIGPCHASVEVTSIEDVRAAKRREVVERAKELIAGGFEETSLASSDVLDEVRDAARVEGIVDYEGLPAGPRVGDSDAVIVVEGRADVLTLLDCGIKNAVAVEGTNVPEAVADLTADRTVTAFLDGDRGGELILRELAQVGEVDYVAFAPPGESVEDLDRDAVFEALRGKVPYASLADAADLRAAASDEEIADGDTADDDPSVARVGDGGAVPSDSSGGDSAGPSAQTNASPEIESEEESSEPDDSDAAAETGDPSSADEASEYPEPESTPTDNADPGSTLDADAASAVEPDAGSSEEPDPEAVEDPDTEPAEKPNADSAAETEPDESDDERRDATGDEPDEPQTMAAHVGEVVDGETGRARLLGDEFEVLSEVDAAEAFDAVEGAEPAPHAVVVDGTVDQRLLDVAAQRGVGDLVGRDLGEFVKRPVGTRVLAADDVWAGN, from the coding sequence ATGAAAGACACAGAGAAATACCTGATTCACGCCACCATCGCGGCCGACGGCGTCGTCGAGCGGAGCGACGTCGTCGGCGCGGTGTTCGGCCAGACCGAAGGGCTTCTCGGCGACGAGTTAGACCTCCGGGACCTCCAAGAGTCCTCGCGCGTCGGTCGGATCGACGTCTCCGTCGAGTCCGAGAACGGCCAGTCGTTCGGCGAGGTCACCGTCGCGTCGAGCTTAGACAAGGTCGAGACCGCCATCTTAGCGGCCGCGCTGGAGACGATCGACCGCATCGGCCCCTGCCACGCCTCCGTGGAGGTGACGAGCATCGAGGACGTGCGGGCCGCCAAGCGCCGCGAGGTCGTCGAGCGCGCCAAGGAGCTGATCGCCGGCGGCTTCGAGGAGACGAGCCTCGCGAGCAGCGACGTGTTAGACGAGGTCCGCGACGCCGCGCGCGTCGAGGGCATCGTCGACTACGAGGGGCTGCCGGCCGGGCCGCGCGTCGGCGACTCCGACGCTGTCATCGTCGTCGAGGGGCGCGCGGACGTGCTCACGCTGCTCGACTGCGGGATCAAAAACGCCGTGGCGGTCGAGGGGACGAACGTCCCGGAGGCGGTCGCGGACCTGACCGCCGACCGGACGGTCACCGCGTTCCTCGACGGCGACCGCGGCGGCGAGCTCATCCTCCGCGAGCTCGCGCAGGTGGGCGAGGTCGACTACGTCGCGTTCGCGCCGCCCGGCGAGTCCGTCGAGGACCTCGACCGGGACGCCGTCTTCGAGGCGCTCCGCGGGAAGGTCCCGTACGCGAGCCTCGCGGACGCGGCCGACCTCCGAGCCGCCGCCAGCGACGAGGAGATCGCCGACGGCGATACAGCTGACGACGACCCGTCGGTCGCCCGCGTCGGCGACGGCGGTGCGGTCCCGAGCGACTCCTCGGGCGGCGATTCGGCCGGACCGTCGGCCCAAACGAACGCGTCGCCCGAGATCGAGTCAGAAGAAGAATCGTCGGAACCGGACGACAGCGACGCGGCGGCCGAGACCGGTGACCCGTCCTCGGCCGACGAAGCGAGCGAGTATCCCGAGCCCGAGTCGACGCCGACCGACAACGCCGATCCCGGCTCGACGCTCGACGCCGACGCGGCCTCTGCCGTTGAGCCCGACGCTGGGTCGTCCGAGGAACCGGATCCCGAGGCGGTCGAGGACCCGGACACCGAGCCGGCCGAGAAGCCAAACGCTGACTCGGCCGCGGAGACGGAGCCCGACGAGAGTGACGACGAACGACGCGACGCGACCGGTGACGAGCCCGACGAACCGCAGACGATGGCGGCGCACGTCGGCGAGGTCGTCGACGGGGAGACCGGCCGCGCGCGGCTCCTCGGCGACGAGTTCGAGGTCTTAAGCGAGGTCGACGCCGCGGAGGCGTTCGACGCGGTCGAGGGCGCAGAGCCCGCGCCGCACGCCGTCGTCGTCGACGGGACGGTCGACCAGCGGCTACTCGACGTGGCCGCCCAGCGCGGCGTCGGTGACCTCGTCGGCCGCGACCTCGGCGAGTTCGTGAAGCGCCCGGTCGGGACGCGCGTCCTCGCGGCCGACGACGTCTGGGCCGGGAACTGA
- a CDS encoding DUF3311 domain-containing protein, protein MTRSRSDLVWIPTFAILVAFAVPWPLWGVDRVVAGLPVWIWWHVGWLGLCAALFALFVRSGAWERGMGRRPESSDGRTGGPALGGDRR, encoded by the coding sequence ATGACGCGCTCACGGAGCGATCTCGTGTGGATACCGACGTTCGCGATACTCGTGGCGTTCGCAGTGCCGTGGCCGCTGTGGGGCGTCGACCGCGTCGTCGCGGGCCTCCCGGTGTGGATCTGGTGGCACGTGGGCTGGCTCGGGCTGTGCGCGGCCCTGTTCGCGCTGTTCGTCCGGAGCGGCGCGTGGGAGCGCGGGATGGGACGGCGACCGGAATCGAGCGACGGTCGCACCGGAGGCCCCGCGCTGGGGGGTGACCGCCGGTGA